A stretch of Mastomys coucha isolate ucsf_1 unplaced genomic scaffold, UCSF_Mcou_1 pScaffold3, whole genome shotgun sequence DNA encodes these proteins:
- the LOC116074390 gene encoding keratin-associated protein 10-1-like isoform X2: protein MAASTMSVCSDACTNSSWQVDDCPESCCEPCCCAPTPCLTLVCTPVSCVSSPCCQSSCCTPSCCQQSCCQPACCSCSPCQQPCCVTLCCKPVCCTPICSGSCCQQSSCQSSCCQPSCCVPVCCKPMCCTPICSGSCCQPSCCAPVCCKPCSSVSLLCRPVCRPACCVPTSSCCASSCQPSCCRPASCVSLLCRPACSRQACCGQKSSC from the exons tgACGCTTGCACCAACTCCTCCTGGCAGGTGGATGACTGCCCAGAGAGCTGCTGTGAGCCCTGTTGCTGTGCCCCCA CCCCCTGCCTGACCCTCGTCTGCACCCCAGTGAGCTGTGTGTCCAGCCCCTGCTGCCAATCTTCCTGCTGCACACCCTCATGCTGCCAGCAATCTTGCTGCCAGCCAGCTTGCTGTAGCTGCTCCCCCTGCCAGCAGCCCTGCTGTGTGACTCTCTGCTGCAAGCCTGTCTGCTGCACTCCCATCTGCTCTGGATCATGCTGCCAGCAGTCTAGCTGCCAGTCCTCATGCTGCCAGCCCTCttgctgtgtgcctgtgtgctgtaAGCCTATGTGCTGCACACCCATCTGCTCTGGCTCCTGCTGTCAGCCCTCCTGCTGTGCTCCCGTCTGCTGCAAGCCCTGCTCCAGCGTGTCCCTGCTGTGTCGCCCTGTGTGCAGACCTGCCTGCTGTGtgcccacctcctcctgctgtgCCTCCTCctgccagcccagctgctgtCGCCCAGCCTCCTGTGTGTCCCTGCTGTGCCGCCCTGCCTGCTCCAGACAGGCCTGCTGTGGCCAGAAGTCCAGCTGCTGA
- the LOC116074390 gene encoding keratin-associated protein 10-1-like isoform X1: protein MAASTMSVCSDACTNSSWQVDDCPESCCEPCCCAPSCCQSSCCAPSCCQPSCCAPSCCAPAPCLTLVCTPVSCVSSPCCQSSCCTPSCCQQSCCQPACCSCSPCQQPCCVTLCCKPVCCTPICSGSCCQQSSCQSSCCQPSCCVPVCCKPMCCTPICSGSCCQPSCCAPVCCKPCSSVSLLCRPVCRPACCVPTSSCCASSCQPSCCRPASCVSLLCRPACSRQACCGQKSSC, encoded by the coding sequence tgACGCTTGCACCAACTCCTCCTGGCAGGTGGATGACTGCCCAGAGAGCTGCTGTGAGCCCTGTTGCTGTGCCCCCAGCTGCTGCCAGTCTAGCTGCTGTGCCCCCAGCTGTtgccagcccagctgctgtgCCCCAAGTTGTTGTGCCCCAGCCCCCTGCCTGACCCTCGTCTGCACCCCAGTGAGCTGTGTGTCCAGCCCCTGCTGCCAATCTTCCTGCTGCACACCCTCATGCTGCCAGCAATCTTGCTGCCAGCCAGCTTGCTGTAGCTGCTCCCCCTGCCAGCAGCCCTGCTGTGTGACTCTCTGCTGCAAGCCTGTCTGCTGCACTCCCATCTGCTCTGGATCATGCTGCCAGCAGTCTAGCTGCCAGTCCTCATGCTGCCAGCCCTCttgctgtgtgcctgtgtgctgtaAGCCTATGTGCTGCACACCCATCTGCTCTGGCTCCTGCTGTCAGCCCTCCTGCTGTGCTCCCGTCTGCTGCAAGCCCTGCTCCAGCGTGTCCCTGCTGTGTCGCCCTGTGTGCAGACCTGCCTGCTGTGtgcccacctcctcctgctgtgCCTCCTCctgccagcccagctgctgtCGCCCAGCCTCCTGTGTGTCCCTGCTGTGCCGCCCTGCCTGCTCCAGACAGGCCTGCTGTGGCCAGAAGTCCAGCTGCTGA